From the Merismopedia glauca CCAP 1448/3 genome, one window contains:
- a CDS encoding tetratricopeptide repeat protein has product MTDPVTSLFDQAVERYQQGESPDLLVPVFQEICQKAPKNSPAWTCLAWLYLLNNQPTLAVKAAQKAVKLNPTDAQSRVNLALALLETKASGVREHIEFADKLIMIDEETKQEIQNNIADGFKRKPDWSALQKVKDWLF; this is encoded by the coding sequence ATGACCGATCCAGTAACCTCCCTTTTCGATCAAGCTGTGGAACGCTATCAGCAAGGTGAAAGTCCCGATCTGCTTGTTCCTGTATTCCAAGAGATTTGCCAGAAGGCTCCCAAAAACTCTCCAGCTTGGACTTGCTTGGCTTGGTTATATTTGCTAAATAACCAGCCCACCTTGGCTGTCAAAGCCGCTCAAAAAGCTGTGAAGCTAAATCCTACAGACGCTCAAAGTCGGGTAAATCTGGCACTGGCGCTTTTAGAAACTAAAGCTTCTGGAGTCAGAGAACATATTGAATTTGCCGATAAGTTAATCATGATTGATGAAGAAACTAAACAGGAAATTCAAAACAATATCGCTGACGGATTCAAGCGCAAACCCGATTGGTCTGCCTTACAAAAGGTGAAAGACTGGTTATTTTAG